The Plasmodium cynomolgi strain B DNA, scaffold: 0668, whole genome shotgun sequence genome contains the following window.
ATCATGCTCTATATATGTTTCATATGTAACGTCCTCTTTATGCTCGTTACATATTACCAAATCGAAACTGTTCTCATAGTGCAAATATTGAAGATCACTCTACCGCGATATGGTAGTGTAACCAGGAAGTGAATTGTTAATTGCGTGATCATGTAAAACACGTCGATTAATTATTTACCACATTTTGGTATATcgagaaatttttataatttacttttacatCATTTAAATAGATCTTATGTTTTGGACATTTACCTTCCTGAAACCTTCTTGCCGAACATACTATGTATCAGAATCgaattgaaaacaaaatgtagtctttgcatatttcatttatgGAATTTTCATCTGTAGAGCATTGTTATAATACGtatgtctttatatttagtatattaacttacaaaattatgctaaggaaagaaaaatattatagaaaaaaagaccCGTAAAAAAGTATTTACTATATGGAAcacctatttttatgtattattaaaattataaaatattttaatatgtacaaacaaaaaaataaggaactaaaaaatggaatattcCATCCTCGaaaacaatttaattttaaattatacaattaagagaaataattaaatttatttcgtaTAAATGAATGTTCCATATATGGGGGTATAAcacaataatgtatatttctaAGGATTACTTGAATAAAGCATGTTAATTCCCTAATAATtgaacgtttttttccttttatattATGGAAAAACATACCTGATACTTTCAtctttcataaaaaaagtctAAATTAACATGACATTTAAATAggtatgtaaaaataatattttaattaagtAGTAACATATgttataattcatttttttagcagtattaatttttttaagaatggTTTACTTATATAT
Protein-coding sequences here:
- a CDS encoding CYIR protein (putative;~vir-type antigen) — its product is CSARRFQEGKCPKHKIYLNDVKVNYKNFSIYQNVSDLQYLHYENSFDLVICNEHKEDVTYETYIEHDELITQYKDFDAYKTSGKQRIGKIRNANVLGKVQMHINHT